From the Fibrobacter sp. UWR3 genome, one window contains:
- a CDS encoding pentapeptide repeat-containing protein has product MNMKKISKLGVCLVGALAISGFAQDYSGQDLNMSFRDKRIDGFDFSDAKAKKNVTDFQRSAGEKPNFQGAQLPEVSFRNAVISEANFKNANLKKVTISGADIRNSNFKGADMEEADLYRATLLGSQFPNVNFKNARLDAMKVADETDFSKVDFTQASVMDVDLTRADLSKANLTNANFSRSLMGEVNLKKATLVKTDFTACNLIAANFKGVDLINVNFSKAGLSQANFSGVEFQNVNLQEADLSLTEFDDVDLSKTQLQKAKFAQSTLSSMTFKGQDLTGVVFDKGAVKKSNFDKAKMNKTSFFDTEVSKCEFRGTELTKAVFDGAYIKKNIFDGADMDKANLANSTIQQTDFIGTQLNGASFAGAKLENVRFTNAKMKNVKIDADTKMQNVDFSGADLSDAKIEKFTAKKVIYDSRTKFPAGFEPRQYGFTKPGEKAAEVVVQGNKKSSVADDAMPKKKKKKKRKHIDDDDE; this is encoded by the coding sequence ATGAATATGAAGAAGATTTCGAAACTTGGTGTATGCCTTGTCGGCGCACTGGCAATAAGCGGTTTTGCCCAGGATTATTCCGGACAGGACCTCAATATGTCTTTCCGCGACAAGCGCATCGACGGGTTTGATTTCTCGGATGCCAAGGCCAAGAAGAACGTCACCGACTTCCAGCGCAGTGCAGGCGAAAAGCCGAACTTCCAGGGCGCACAGCTCCCGGAAGTGTCCTTCCGTAACGCGGTGATTAGCGAAGCGAACTTCAAGAACGCAAACCTGAAGAAGGTGACCATCAGTGGCGCCGACATCCGCAATTCGAACTTCAAGGGCGCAGACATGGAAGAGGCCGACCTCTACCGTGCAACGCTCCTCGGTAGCCAGTTCCCGAACGTGAACTTCAAGAACGCCCGCCTTGACGCCATGAAGGTGGCCGACGAAACCGACTTCAGCAAGGTGGACTTTACCCAGGCGTCCGTGATGGACGTGGACCTTACCCGCGCCGACCTCAGCAAGGCAAACCTCACGAACGCGAACTTCTCCCGCTCCCTGATGGGCGAAGTGAACCTCAAGAAGGCTACCCTCGTGAAGACCGACTTTACGGCATGTAACCTCATCGCCGCAAACTTCAAGGGCGTTGACCTCATCAACGTGAACTTCAGCAAGGCCGGTCTTTCCCAGGCGAACTTCAGCGGCGTGGAATTCCAGAACGTGAACCTGCAGGAAGCCGACCTTTCCCTGACCGAGTTCGATGACGTGGACCTTTCCAAGACCCAGCTCCAGAAGGCCAAGTTCGCCCAGTCCACCCTGAGCAGCATGACCTTCAAGGGCCAGGACCTTACCGGCGTCGTATTCGACAAGGGCGCCGTGAAGAAGAGCAATTTCGACAAGGCCAAGATGAACAAGACCTCGTTCTTCGATACCGAAGTGAGCAAGTGCGAATTCCGCGGTACCGAACTCACGAAGGCAGTCTTTGACGGTGCATACATCAAGAAGAACATCTTCGACGGTGCCGACATGGACAAGGCCAACCTCGCGAACTCCACCATCCAGCAGACCGACTTTATCGGTACCCAGCTCAATGGTGCAAGCTTTGCCGGTGCCAAACTCGAGAACGTGCGCTTCACCAACGCCAAGATGAAGAACGTGAAGATCGACGCCGACACCAAGATGCAGAACGTTGACTTCTCCGGTGCCGACCTGAGCGACGCCAAGATCGAGAAGTTTACCGCCAAGAAGGTGATCTACGACAGCCGCACCAAGTTCCCCGCCGGTTTCGAACCGCGCCAGTACGGCTTCACCAAGCCGGGTGAAAAGGCCGCCGAAGTCGTGGTGCAGGGCAACAAGAAGTCCTCCGTGGCTGACGACGCCATGCCGAAGAAGAAAAAGAAGAAAAAGAGGAAACACATCGACGATGACGACGAGTAG
- the radA gene encoding DNA repair protein RadA yields the protein MVALNKIKAKKEVDFLCTECGNTTPKWVGKCPFCGAWNTLKEHAVEPAIEGPRASRGLGGPIHQVVTLKDVATEDTRRLSTANTEFDRVLGGGLAPGSLVLIGGDPGIGKSTLVLTTLATMTAAGVKCLYVSGEESACQVKLRSERLDVSGSDMLLLCETSLEKIVQQAQEIKPQVLVIDSIQTVYKADLSGTPGSATQLRECALDLMVFAKNTGCITILIGHVTKDGQIAGPRILEHMVDTVVYFEGDRNHQYRLLRTIKNRFGATDEIGVFEMTSHGLMPVENPSKVFLQENTPPTPGSVVCCALEGSRAMLFETQALVNQTGFAVPQRVAAGIDPKRLTIILALLEKFGGVSIGASDVFASIAGGIKVSDASSDLALALAIASNHLGIPLSRQTIAVGELGLSGEVRSVSLLDQRLKEARRLGMVEAIVPASGRLPEVLDGMKVVRVHNLSEVIAWLMDKK from the coding sequence ATGGTAGCACTGAATAAAATCAAGGCAAAAAAAGAAGTTGATTTCCTCTGCACGGAATGCGGTAACACCACGCCCAAGTGGGTGGGCAAGTGCCCGTTCTGCGGGGCGTGGAACACGCTCAAGGAACATGCGGTAGAACCTGCAATAGAGGGGCCACGTGCATCCCGCGGGCTCGGAGGGCCGATCCACCAGGTAGTGACGCTCAAGGATGTCGCGACCGAAGACACGCGGCGGCTGAGCACCGCCAATACCGAATTTGACCGCGTGCTGGGTGGCGGGCTTGCGCCAGGTTCCCTGGTGCTCATCGGTGGCGACCCCGGTATCGGCAAGTCCACGCTGGTTCTTACGACTCTCGCCACGATGACAGCCGCCGGCGTCAAGTGCCTGTATGTGTCGGGCGAGGAGAGTGCTTGCCAGGTAAAACTCCGGAGCGAACGCCTGGACGTCTCGGGCAGTGATATGCTCCTGCTTTGCGAAACGAGCTTGGAAAAAATTGTCCAGCAGGCACAGGAAATCAAACCGCAGGTGCTGGTCATCGATTCCATCCAGACGGTCTACAAGGCCGACCTCTCGGGAACGCCCGGGAGCGCCACGCAATTGCGGGAATGCGCTCTCGACCTCATGGTATTTGCGAAGAATACGGGGTGCATCACCATCCTTATCGGGCATGTCACGAAGGATGGCCAGATTGCGGGCCCGCGCATTCTCGAGCACATGGTCGATACCGTCGTGTATTTCGAGGGCGACCGCAATCACCAGTACCGCCTGCTGCGTACCATCAAGAACCGCTTCGGCGCGACAGACGAGATAGGCGTATTCGAGATGACGAGCCACGGGCTTATGCCGGTAGAAAACCCGAGCAAGGTCTTTTTGCAGGAGAACACACCGCCCACGCCGGGGAGCGTGGTGTGCTGTGCGCTCGAGGGCTCCCGGGCGATGCTTTTTGAAACGCAGGCTCTCGTGAATCAGACGGGGTTTGCGGTGCCCCAGCGCGTTGCCGCCGGCATCGACCCCAAACGACTCACGATTATCCTTGCCCTGCTCGAGAAGTTCGGCGGGGTGAGCATCGGGGCCTCCGACGTGTTTGCTAGCATTGCCGGCGGCATCAAGGTTTCCGATGCGTCGTCGGACCTCGCGCTTGCCCTCGCCATCGCGAGCAACCACCTGGGTATCCCGCTTTCCCGCCAGACCATCGCGGTGGGCGAGCTCGGTCTGTCGGGCGAGGTCCGGAGCGTGTCGCTCCTGGACCAGCGGCTCAAGGAGGCGCGTCGCCTCGGCATGGTCGAGGCGATAGTGCCGGCGAGCGGTCGTTTGCCCGAGGTCCTCGACGGGATGAAGGTCGTGCGCGTGCACAACCTCTCCGAAGTCATTGCTTGGCTCATGGACAAGAAGTAA
- a CDS encoding deaminase, with translation MNNNSSRTKLRDEVYTQMMVAQARLSKDQNTQMGAVLVSADGRVISTGYNGAPAGFDDETVPYTREKQKLAYDLLDADTGELLSHHEFEANKYPFMVHAEINALHYARGKVPAGSKLYVIGFPCERCALDVSLSGVSEVFVTKDDYDPKSTLNNSRDTAYYMFAQAHIVVTLCGKRIRPVVSKPAK, from the coding sequence ATGAACAACAACTCTTCTCGTACAAAACTTCGCGATGAAGTTTATACCCAAATGATGGTGGCGCAGGCCCGTCTAAGTAAAGACCAGAATACGCAGATGGGTGCGGTACTCGTGAGTGCCGACGGTCGCGTGATTAGTACCGGCTACAACGGTGCCCCGGCAGGTTTTGACGACGAAACCGTCCCGTACACCCGCGAAAAGCAGAAACTCGCTTACGATTTGCTCGACGCCGATACGGGTGAACTCCTGAGCCACCACGAGTTCGAGGCGAACAAGTACCCCTTTATGGTGCATGCCGAAATCAACGCGCTCCACTATGCACGTGGCAAGGTGCCTGCGGGTTCCAAGCTTTATGTGATCGGGTTCCCGTGCGAACGCTGCGCCCTGGACGTAAGCCTTTCGGGTGTTTCTGAGGTGTTCGTGACCAAGGACGATTACGACCCGAAATCGACCCTCAACAACAGCCGCGATACCGCCTACTACATGTTCGCGCAGGCGCATATCGTGGTGACGCTTTGCGGCAAGCGCATCCGCCCGGTGGTCTCGAAACCCGCGAAGTAG
- a CDS encoding acyltransferase family protein yields the protein MTNEPIQTDKFLTVDDTRIMKAVAITLMLMHHLWCFGTRTAGEPLEYLFTIFGIPSTIYFGFFGKICVPMFFFFGGYGTYLSQFGKKFDLVGKLKKLYFAYWKVFLIFIPIGFIFFSTQAAYCQDAFIYTRFSNFTLKELVSNFLGFTSTYNREWWFLISYAFALMTFPLIRAIIDMFSMRVNIFLAIVVTILMTNIFPGVIKNETLGVLGRNMLYIKFFCQTAPYAACFWMGAIVARNGILDRLNDSMKKNGLLNPFADIGIWMAVIFLRQSEIGDKFDIFFIPALTVATIDIVNRVRVLRSGLVQLGKQSTNMWLIHTFFCYYFGIMSKVVTTPRYAILSLILLIALSFVAGTLVDLFWKGLGILCEKGNAILHPLLSRLLRKT from the coding sequence ATGACAAACGAACCCATCCAGACCGACAAGTTCCTGACCGTTGACGACACCCGCATAATGAAGGCCGTCGCCATCACGCTCATGCTGATGCACCACCTGTGGTGTTTCGGTACCCGCACAGCGGGCGAGCCCCTCGAATACCTGTTCACGATTTTCGGGATCCCCTCCACCATCTACTTCGGGTTCTTCGGCAAGATTTGCGTACCGATGTTCTTCTTTTTCGGCGGGTACGGCACCTACCTGAGCCAATTCGGCAAAAAGTTCGACCTGGTTGGGAAACTCAAGAAGCTCTACTTCGCGTACTGGAAGGTTTTCCTGATTTTCATCCCCATCGGGTTCATCTTCTTCTCCACACAGGCGGCCTACTGCCAAGATGCCTTTATCTACACGAGGTTCTCCAATTTTACGCTGAAGGAACTCGTCTCGAACTTCCTCGGGTTCACCTCGACCTACAACAGGGAATGGTGGTTCCTCATCAGCTACGCCTTCGCGCTCATGACCTTCCCCCTCATCCGCGCCATCATCGACATGTTCTCCATGCGGGTGAACATATTCCTCGCCATCGTCGTCACCATCCTCATGACGAACATATTCCCGGGCGTCATCAAGAACGAGACGCTGGGCGTGCTCGGCAGGAACATGCTCTACATCAAGTTCTTCTGCCAGACGGCTCCCTACGCCGCCTGCTTCTGGATGGGAGCGATTGTCGCAAGGAACGGGATTCTCGACCGCTTGAACGATTCCATGAAAAAGAACGGCCTGTTGAACCCCTTTGCAGACATCGGCATATGGATGGCGGTGATATTCCTGCGTCAGAGCGAAATTGGCGACAAGTTCGATATTTTCTTCATCCCCGCGTTGACGGTAGCGACCATCGACATCGTAAACCGGGTCCGGGTGCTCCGTAGCGGGCTTGTGCAGCTCGGCAAGCAGAGCACCAATATGTGGCTCATCCACACGTTCTTCTGTTACTATTTCGGGATTATGTCCAAAGTGGTCACGACCCCGAGGTATGCGATTCTCTCGCTTATTTTGCTGATTGCGCTTTCGTTTGTTGCAGGCACGCTTGTTGACCTGTTCTGGAAAGGGCTCGGGATACTATGCGAAAAAGGGAATGCAATTCTGCACCCCCTTCTTTCAAGACTGCTTCGTAAGACCTGA
- a CDS encoding SDR family oxidoreductase — MIDVKGKWTLITGGCRGVGRLTAIEMAKLGANIILQGRDKAHAEPVMEELKKYGVEVRAVGCNLESEAEIDAALAEIDSWGVQVDIVFNNAGLMSHYFTDYLTNTMDDFHHAMAVNFFAPVKIAYHFLPGMIQRGFGRMQLTTSGIANEPELMGYACAKAALTKFVKDFACKLNGTDVMMNVMDPGWLRTDLGGPNAPNAPESVIPGSMVSVMLDDKKSGRWFSAQEFTGMTLADAVEKGKSVEA; from the coding sequence ATGATCGACGTGAAGGGCAAGTGGACCTTGATTACCGGCGGCTGCCGTGGGGTAGGCCGTCTCACCGCCATCGAAATGGCGAAACTCGGTGCAAACATCATCTTGCAGGGCCGCGACAAGGCGCATGCCGAACCCGTGATGGAAGAACTCAAGAAGTACGGCGTCGAGGTGCGTGCCGTGGGCTGCAACCTCGAAAGCGAAGCCGAAATCGATGCCGCCCTCGCAGAAATCGACAGCTGGGGCGTGCAGGTGGACATCGTGTTCAACAACGCGGGTCTCATGAGCCACTACTTCACCGACTACCTCACCAACACGATGGACGATTTCCACCACGCGATGGCCGTGAACTTCTTCGCTCCCGTGAAGATTGCCTACCACTTTTTGCCGGGCATGATCCAGCGCGGTTTTGGCCGCATGCAGCTCACTACCAGCGGTATCGCGAATGAACCCGAGCTGATGGGCTATGCCTGCGCGAAGGCCGCCCTCACCAAGTTCGTGAAGGATTTCGCCTGCAAGCTCAACGGCACCGACGTGATGATGAACGTGATGGACCCGGGTTGGCTCCGCACGGACCTTGGCGGCCCGAACGCCCCCAACGCTCCCGAAAGCGTTATCCCGGGCTCGATGGTCTCCGTGATGCTCGACGACAAGAAGAGCGGCCGCTGGTTCAGCGCCCAGGAATTCACGGGCATGACCCTTGCCGACGCCGTCGAGAAGGGCAAGTCGGTAGAAGCCTAG